A segment of the Corylus avellana chromosome ca2, CavTom2PMs-1.0 genome:
CGCTTGAGGGTGAGTAGATGCTTAGGGACTGGAATGCAGATGTTGTTTGCCTTCAAGAAACCAAGATACGGAGTATGTCTAGAAACATTGTTCGCAGTTTATGGAGGCGgaatcatgtggattggtgttgtttggattCGAGTGGAGCCTCGGGTGGGATTTTAATCATGTGGGATactagggtggtggagaagatcgATGTCTGTATAGGGGAGTTTACCATGGCCGTGTCTTTCAAGAATGTGGTAGATCTCTCTGTGTGGGCGTTTGCAGGAGTGTATGGTCTGAATCTTGATAGGGATAGAAGGTTCCTTTGGGATGAGTTGGCTGGTGTTCTTAGTTGGTAGAACTTGCCATGGTATATAGGGAGAGATTTCAATGTTACTCGATTCCCTAGTGAAAGATCTGGAGGTGCTAGTCTGGATTCTGCTATGATgagtttctctgattttatttCTGAACAAGGCTTATGGACTTTCCTCTTGTCGGGGGTGCTTGTACTTGGTTAGTTTCTCAAGATCCTCTGCTATGGTCTAGGATCGATCGGTTTCTTGTTTCTCTAGAGTTGGAAGCCTGGTTTCCTGGGGTGAGGCAGAAGAGGCTTCCTCGTCTTTGCTTGGATCACTTTCCAATCATTCTTGAGTTGGGGGAGGTATCCCAGGGGAAAAGGCCGTTcaggtttgagaatatgtggcttaaagcggaTGGGTTTGTTGCcttagtgaaacaatggtgggattctTATGAGTTCCAAGGTACGCCGAGCTTTGTTTTCGCTCGCAAACTCAAGGCCTTGAAGCTGAATCTGAAGACTTGGAATGAGGAAGTGTTTGGTAACATTGAGAGGAATAAGAGGATGCTTCTTGAAGATCTTCGGGTGTTTGATGAGCACgaagaaagtagggctttgaaCGAGGAGGAGTTAGCGAGGAAGGCCGAGGTTGTTCGAGAATTAGAGAAGTGTACTCTTATGGAGGAGATAAGTTGGAGACAGAAATCTAGGTTGTGTTGGTTGAAGGAAGGGGACAAGTGCACcaaattctttcattccataGCCAACTCTAACAGAAGATTTAACTTGATAGAGACCTTTATGATTggggataatctttcttcaaatcagGATGAGATTAGTGAGCACATTGTCGATTTCTATCAAAAGCTCTTTACTGAGCAACACAATTGGAGACCCTTGGTCGATGGTATCTCTTTGGATTCCATTTCGGAGGAAGAGGCTAGCTGGTTGGAGAGAGtttttgaagaggaagaggttaaAAAGGTCGTGTTTAAGATGAATGGCAATAAGGCATCGGGCCctgatgggttttctatggcattcttccaagcttgttgggatgtgGTGAGGGAGGATATTATGAGGGTGTTTAGTGCTTTCCATGCTGGCGGGATGTTTGTAAAGAGCCTCAACGCTTCTTGcatttcgcttattccgaagATTCCTGGTGTCACCAATCTCAAAGATTTTCGCctgattagccttgtgggaggtatgtATAAAATTATTGCCAAGGTTTTAGCAAACAGATTGAAGGTTGTGTTGGATAAGATCATTTCCAAGtcgcaaaatgctttcatcaaagGTAGGCAGATTCTAGATCACATcttgattgctaatgaatgccttggtagTAGGCTGAGATTTGGGGAGCCAGGGTTCATTTtcaaaatggatttggaaaaagcttatgatcatgtgaattggggtTTCTTGATGTATTTGCTAGGGAGATGTGGTTTTGGAGGGgtttggtgttcttggattcaaCATTGCATTTCCTCGGTGCGGTTTTCGATTATGGTAAATGGGTCTCCTAAAGGGTTTTTTAGCAGCTccaggggtttgagacaaggggatcctctctctcctttgctgtttgtgtttgtgatAGAGATTTTGAGTAGGATGATTTCAGCAGCGATTCATAGGGGGCTGTTAGAAGGCTTCAAAGTCGGCAACACTACAGTCTCTCACCTTTTATTTGCcgatgataccttgattttcTGCAATGCTAGGCTTGCCCAGTTACGTTACTTGCggagtttgtttttgttgtttgaagctgcttcagggttgaaggttaatttggctaaatcgATGCTTATTCcggtggggaatgtggagcaagtggaTTTGTTAGCCGGTATTTTAGGGTGTGAGGCGGTTACTTTGCCAGTGAAGTACCTTGGTCTCCCGTTGGGAGGCTTTTATAGGTCCAAgtatatttgggatggagttatcgAGAAGATTGAACACCGGTTAGCCAgctggaaaaggttgtatttgtcgaaagggggtagggtcacccttatcaagagcactcttGCTAATTTGCTCACTTATTActtgtctcttttccctattccggtgagtgttgctaggcgcattgagaagcttcaGCGCAATTTTCTATGGGGAGGGATAGGCGAAGAGTTTaaataccacttggtgaagtggtcgcAGATTTGCACTCCGATCAAGGAAGGAGGGCTGGGTATTAGGAACTTATTGGTCTTCAACCGCGCtcttttagggaaatggttgtggcgttatgggttggaaagagatgcttggtggagagttgtggtaGACGCGAAGTATGGAAGTttttggggagggtggtgttctgtTGAGCGTGGAGGGACGTGTGGGGTGGGGTtaggaagaatattaggaaagggtgggaaactttcaaaggctttacgagaGATTTGAAGTGGGGGATGGGtctaggattagcttttggcatgattggtggtgtggagattcAGCTCTCAAGATAGCCTTCTCAATCCTTTTTAGTATTGCATGTGCGAAGGATGCCTCAGTTGCGGATAACGTGGAGATGCTTGGTGGGTCCATTCAGTGGAATATGAGTTTTTCGagagaggctcatgattgggaggtggaggcctttgcctcctttttccaggtgttacattctacTAGAGTAACAAGAGGGTCGGAAGATAAATTATGGTGGAACTCCTCCAAAAGAGGTACTTTCAAGGtcaaatctctctttttctccttggCATGTTCGGAAGGGAGGAGGTTTCCTTGGAGGAGCGTGTGGCGGACACAGGCTCCCCCAAGGGCAGcgttttttgtgtggtcggcaGCTTGGGGGAAAATTCTGACCTTAGATAATCTCAGAAAGCgaaatgtgattgtggtgaacagatgttggatgtgcaagaagagtgaggagacggtggatcatcttcttcttcattgtgaggtggcgtctGCTTTGTGAAGTACCTTTTTTAGCCGTTTTGGGTTATCATGGGTGATGCCTAGTCGGGTTTTCGAGTTgctagcctgttggtggtctgcaggaaggggggggagtgctgcagtctggaagatggtgcctatttgctttttttggtgtatatggagagagaaataataggtgtttcGAGGATGTGGAGAGGTCTTTCGAGGACACTTTAGcctattgtttccatactctCTACCTATGGACTGTAGCATATGTTTTTTCGGTTTCGATTagctatgatgatttccttgtacgcttttccccttctagttaggtgatcctatttGTATACTTCCAGTTAACGAACACAACAATCCTATCTTTCAAATTATCAGAACTTCGAAAGTAAGCTTGTCTTCATGATGTTGCTTGTCTTCATGATGTTTTGACAATTAGTGTGCCATAAACTCCCCAAAATCCAACAATAAACCCAGCTGCCATGCTAATGTAGAATGATAAGCACTCaattttccttctattttcGTTGGCTACTCTGTTACCACCATTTGAAGTTACTCTAGGTTTAGTTTTATCCTCTGAACACTTGGTTGAAAGTGGAGGCCCACAGAGTAAAGAGTTACCTTCGTAGATAGAAGAGTCATTAAGTGTTTGAAGTTGATTCTCACTTGGAATTTTTCCAAACAAGTTGTTGAATGACAAATTCAAGTGACTTAAGAAGGTCAAAGAAGACAAGCTTTCAGGGATAGGACCATAAAGCTCATTCACTGGGAGATCAAGTGTTTCTAACATGTGTAAATTCCCcatttttttagaattcttCCAGTGAGATGATTCATTGATAAATTCATGTTGATCAATCTTAAGAGGCTTGTTATATTATCTAGTATTTCTCTTGATAAACGATTAGCCGAAAGGTCTATGAAATAGACAAGATAAATAATTTGATTATAATATAAACGTTTGCTTCCTTTAGAAACCAACACCATTTGATCACCATAGCTCTCAACAATTTCTCCATTGTTGTAATTACTCAAGTTCCCTAAACATTGAGCGATTGCTCCAGAAAAATCATTATCTGCAAGGTCCATGATCTTAAGACTTGAAAGAAGACATAATTGTTGTGGTATGTGCCCGTGGAACAAGTTAGATCTTAGGCTTAACCTCAACAAAGTTGAAAAACTTTCTCCTATCTATGCTGGAAGTTTTCCAAAGAATTGTTTCCTCCAAGATCAAGGCTGGTCAGGTTTCTATAATTtctaaagaaagaaggaagctCCCCTGCAAGATGATTTTGGTGCAGTAATAATAGCTTTAGTGAACTCAAATGTCGCATTGAACTTGGAATATTGCCAAATATATTGTTTTCTGCTAAGTTCAACACCAATAACTCCTGTAAATTCTTCCAATAAGGGGGAAGTTTTCCGGATAGAGAATTGTTTCTCAAAACAAGGCCTCTCAATTTTTTAGCTTTCCAATAGAATGGGGAAGTTTACTAGTAATTGGATTTGAAGATAGGTCCAACCAAGATGACTTGGGCAATAGCTCAACCATGTTTTCAGGAATAGGGccataaaacatattattcTTGAGATGTACCCTGCTTAAATTACTAGGAAAAAGAGGGAGTGGGCCTTTTAAGTTGGaactcaagtcaaaaaaatatgCCGAAGGATGAAATTGGAAGTATGGTACCTGCCCTTGTAGTTTGTTATCAGATATACTCTAATAGGTGACATTTGGGCAAGACTTCCAAAGGCCATGCGGGATGGTGTCTGAAATGCTAACATTTGTGAGCCTAAGATAATTGAgttcattttgtgtttttagccACATAGGAAAGTTTGGGCCGATTTGCATGTTTTCCAATTGAATATATCTCAGCATAAAAGGAGGAAACCAATCATATTTGACATCTAAAACCAATGTCCATTTTGTAGAATATTTTGCAGACAAGCCCAGAGATTTTAGTCGGatgagattttgaaaatgagcCTCAGTTAGGACACCTTCCCATGAATTTTGATGAAGTTTCAACAAAACAAGCATTGATAGTTTCCCAATGCTTTTTGGAATGATTCCTTTCATTTGACTACTCGAGAGGTCAACTGTTTGCAATGACAGCAAGTTTCCAATAGAATCTGGAATTGAATCCGAAACAGAGTTTTGAGAGAGGTAAATAGTTTTCAACTTCTTGAGTCTTCTTAATGAATGAGGCAAGTTCCCCCCAAGCAACACATTTGTACTCAAGTCCAGATACTCAAGGCTACTGTTGGGACATTGAGACAAGCCTTCCACAAACTCAGTTACCTCCCCACTTATGTTGCTGTattgcatatttaatgtttgcaaCTTGCAAAGGTTGGCGAATGAACTTGGTATCTTTCCAATAAAATAGTTGCCGGCTAAATCCAAGTTACGCAAGTTTGTTAGATGTCCCAGACCAACTGGAATAGCACCTCTAAGCCAACTGGACCCAAGATTGATCGTTAACAGCCCACCCAAATTTGACAACCCAAATTGACAACCAGTGATGTATGAAGGAGTCAAAATAGTTGTAAGAGAGATCAAGGACTGAAAGCAATGTGAAGTTGATGGAGGAAAGAGAGTGAGGAAGACTAGCGAGTTCACAATCACCTAGGTGTAACTCCACCAAGGAAGGGAGCATATTAACTGCATCAAGCCAATCTGGAACATTCTTAAGATTTACATCTCCCAAATTGAGGTAcctaagagaaggaaaaccaaCAAACCACTATGCTTTTCACTTCCAATCTTGGAAAGGGAATGACCATGCCGAtgacaaatgaaaatgaaattgagaTCTAGATATTGCAGCCTTGATAGATTCCCAAGATGGGGAGGAATAGCTCCGGCAAacattgagaaagagagattgagataCCTCAAATTCTTGAAGGAACCCAAAAACTTCGGAATATTGTATCCATTAAAATTATTCAAGCTTAGGTCCGGATAACTCAAGTTCTTTAGACCGAGTAAAGAAGAACTTATCTTACCCCCGAGGCATAGCTTCTTGTAAGCTTTTGATATTTCATCGCAATGGTACTCATATTTAGTTTGTGAATAATATTCTCCTCCTTCTAAAAAATAGAATTCACTCACCGAAAATGGATTTTTGAGGTCAAGCTTGATGACATGTCTTGTGCTATTGTCACAGCTAACGCCTATCCAAGTGCAGCAATCATCACCAACCCAAGAAGAGAGACGACTGgatcagtggcggagccagccattttatattgggggtgccgctaaaatttttttggcgtcttaaaaatttttttcacctaaaaaattttgtaattcacataatatatgcatcacaaaaaatatctataaaagttcataaatatatgctcaaattgatatattagaaatgtaacatgtcgacactatatcaaaaagacagaaatacaaaaaaaaaaaaaaaaatgtctagaactgcactttacggtctcttagaagtacaaaatcttcaagtatcgaatctaaatcgaagctctcaacaattttcctttcaatatagagaactaaactatttgcaagaaaattatCCTCTATTTTGCTGCGAAGTCgagttttaacaattttcattgctgaaaatgctcgttcagTAGTTGTTATAGACACTGGAAGAGTCAAAACAAgacgaatcaatctatcaataagataataTGTCCTTGATTTTTCTATctttgccaatccttggcataattctgcaatggaagacaaattttgtaGTGTCGGATCAGTAAGCACATCGAGTTCAAAATACTTCAACtgatatctcaaattaattttctccaactCAGAGAGcgtcttagagattttttttttttggggggtgcgGGAGAAGGGTTGCCGTGGGTCATTGGGTTAAATGGGGATGGGGGTGCGGGAGAAGGGTGGTCTTGGGTAATgggtaggtaaaattgtaaaaagaattttttattttttatttatttttttttattttgagggtgccgtgggttaaaaataaaaataaaaataaaaaattaagatccTTGGGGGTGCCACTGCACCCCCAAGGggtaacgtggctccgccactggacCTGATGGATCAGTAAGACTTTCTTTGAAGCTAAGAAGTgattttctctccatctctgaGCATCTGAAAATAGGGCTTTCGGTGTATGAAACAGGTTTAATAACTTGTAGGTAGGATACAGTTCCAAgtagagagacaaaaaaaatcagatGGAAAGGAACAATAGACATAAAGAATTGGGTTCTAACCATTTTGCTAGTACATGCATGGGATTCGACTATTTATTCTTGCCAATGAGGTTGGTAGAGTTAGACATGTTATGTggcattaaataaataataaactcaacatTTATTCAATTCAAAACCATTAAGTACTTCAGCtttcaatatataattgtatcTCAAGTTGTTAAGTGGTTGTAAGAGtcctcatattttatttaacattttgATGTGATGAAACCACTAAGGACTTTCTAAGTATCCACTAACTTGGCTTAAAAATCCATTCTCTTGATTCTCTGAgaataaagccaaaaaaaaattgaaaaataagatgTAATTGCCGTCCCCTTTGGGTTTAAAAGTTAATCTCATGACAAAGACTCCACGCTTGGGTCTTCCTTCtataaagcaaaaaataaattataattatggtATATTTAAGCCTATGAATTTAAGTTTTTCAATTGAACTAAGATTTTGGGTCCGACATTTTTACTTTCATCATACATCATAATGATAGCAAGAGGAAGTTGCAAGGGAGGGgtgaaattaaaatataatggactattttatatctaaattgGTTGCGTGTTTGTGACTATTCTTTGATACCCTTGTTTGTACAACTTGTGAAAGGGGAAATATTCATATGCTCATTGCGATTTTGACCTAGTTCTCTcgataaaattattttaattgtttctattagtgttaaattattaattaaataattaaattcatcattttttatggAACATCCTCCTCTTTGGGTTGTGAAGTTTCTCTACAAAGACCATccgaaataaaaaagaagtagTTCCTGATTGGGAGTCAAAACTACGTGTTTGCAAGTGATAATCAATGAAATGGACATATGGCTTTCTTTATTGATTTGTTGAGCTTAAATTCCTCCAATAATAGTGGGGGAAGCCACGTTATACTGTATGGGGTCAATTATTTCTACTGAAATATGTAAAATATGTGAACTATTTATTAGgtttttgagaaatttgatgTATATACAATTAATTCCCAACTAAAAACCTTTGTGGGTTTAAttatgtgagtttttttttttttttctcaaaattgggACTCCCTACATTTTAGAAACTCGTGATCATTGTAGCTCCCAATCCTATAGACTTGCTTTACtctatttctattaaaaattagagcaaaagtaaattaaaaagaTGCTTTTTTACTATAGAAGAATCATCTGAATGattgaaaaagaaggaaaagaaacattttttttacaacTGAAGCTTGAAAGTTCATGCATTCGCAGATTTCATTTCGATGTTTGAAAGACAATATTTGCTTCGGTAACGTAATATTAAGAATGatgtttaaaattgtaaattaaggCACTGTTTTGTCTTTAGCCAACCGTTGGCTCACCATTTTATTGCAGCACCATGCCATTaaatagagaatgaaaatataatggTAAGTGATGAGAAATGGATTTTGGAAAATGcgatgcaataaaataaataatgccTTGCacaattgtaaaaattattcatatatatgacTTTGACAAGTGAAGATTTGAAGCATCTTGGATCATACATTATTACAACAACCTGAAAAACTTACAATacataaattatacatattaaGACAAGCTCCTAAGCCCTCAACTTCACTTTCTCTCTGACTCCTTCCTTAGTAAGCAaacaattttgaccataacgAACACAACAATCTtgtctttcaaattatcaaagctGCGAAAGTAAGCTTGTCTCcatgatgttttgataatcagTGTGCCACAAACTCCCCAAAATCCAACAATAAACCCAGCTATCATGCTAATGTAGAATGAAAATGACTTAATGCCAGCACTTCCATTTTCGTTGGCTACTCTGTTACCACCATTTGGTGTTACCATAGGTTTAGTTTCATCCTCTAAACACTTGGTCGAAAGAGGAAGCCCACAGAGTAAAGAGTTACCTTCGTAGATAGAAGCGTCATTAAGTGTTTGAAGTTGATCCCCAATTGGAATTTTCCCAGACAAGTTGTTGAATGACAAATTCAAGAGGCTTAAGAAATTCAAAGAAGACAAACTTTGAGGGATAGGACCATAAAGCTCATTCATCGAGAGATCAAGTGATTGTAACATTTGTAAATTCCCAATTCTATTAGGAATTCTTCCAGTGAGATGATTCATTGATAAATTCATGAAGACCAATTCTGAGATGCATGTTATATTATCAGGTATTTCTCCTGATAAATTGTTACTCGAAAGGTCTATAGAATATAAAAGATCAACAAAAGTTTGACCATATCCATATTCTATTCCTTTAGAAACCAAGAACATTTGGTAATCATAGCCACCATAATAACCTTCACTCTCATTACTACGCAAGCTTCCTAAACATTGAGGGATTACTCCTGAAAAATCATTGTGTGCAAGGTCTAGGATTTGAAGATGTGAAAGAAGGCAGAGTTGTTGAGGTATGTCCCCCTGAAAAAAGTTGGACCTTAGTCTTAACCTCAATAAATGTGGTAGACTTTCTCCTAACCATGTTGGAAGTTTTCCGAAGAATTTGTTTCTTCCAAGATCAAGGCTTTGCAAGTTGCTATAGTTtctaaagaaagaaggaaactCTCCATCAAGATGATTTTGGCTTAATGATAATACCTCCAGTGATCTCAAATATTGCATTGAACTTGGAACATTGCCGGATATATTGTTCTCTGCTAAGTCCAATATTAATAACCATTGTAAATCCTTCCAAAGAAGAGGGGGGAGTTTCCCAGACAGAGaattatttctcaaaataagaaaGCTTAAGTTCTTTAGCATTCCAAAAGAATGGGGAATTCTATCagtaattgaatttgaagagaGGTCCAACACTTGCAACTTGGGCAATAACTCACCTATGTTTTTCGGAATAGGTCCAGAAAACATATTATTATCGAGACGTATGAGACGTAAATTACTATGAAAAAGTGGAAGTGGACCCTCTAAGTTGTTGaaactcaaatcaaaataatatgccGAAGGTTGAAATTCAAAGTACGGTACCTGGCCCCGTAGTTTATTACTGGATAGCCTCCAAAAAGTGACATTTGGGCAAGACTTCCAAAGGCCATGCGGAATGGTGTCTGAAATGCCAGCATTCTCGAGCGAAAGAGAAGTGAGTTCATTTTGGGTTGTAAGCCAAGTTGGAAAGGTTGGGCCGATCCGCACGTATGTTAACTGAAGGTCTATCAGCTTAAAAGGAGGAACCCAGTCCTGTTTGACATTTAAAACCAACTTCCAATTTGCAGAACTTTCCATATACAACGAAAGAGATTTTAACCGGgtgagattttgaaaatgagcTTCAGTTAAGACACCTTCCCAAGAATTCTCTGATAGCTCCAATGAAACAAGCATTGACAGTTTCCCAATGCTTTCTGGAATGGTTCCGTTCAATTGATTAAGAGAGAGGTCAATTTCTTGCATTGACGGTAAGTTCCCATCTTCAGAGCTACTGTTGGAACATTGTGACAAGCCATCCACAAACTCAGTTATCCCCCCATTTATATTGTTCCACCCCAGATATAATGCTTGCAAATTGCAAAGGTTGGCAAATGAATTCGGAATCTTTCCAATTAAATTGTTGCCAACTAAATTCAAGCTTCGCAAGTTGGTTAGATGTGACAACCATTGAGGTATAGAGGTGCTAAAATCATTGCTAGAGAGATCAAGAACTGAAAGTAGTGTAAAATTGATGGAGGAAATAGAGGAAGGAAG
Coding sequences within it:
- the LOC132169202 gene encoding receptor-like protein EIX2, whose translation is MVISSHIFMSTLHHLILIFFISLLGTSSYLQLIKPISCTKGPTFKCSEVERAALLSFKYNLTDPSGRLSSWVGEDCCNWLGVGCNNNTGNVVKLDLRNPSYFDDFDQYNKSRLRGKISSSLLDLKHLSYFDLSLNNFNGTNIPKFLGSLENLRYLNLSFSMFSGVIPPHLGNLSRLQHLDLNSNSDPALSQPESLEWLVGFPSLKYLGMDNVNLEKVPDWLHAINVLPSLRELHLAVCGLVSLPSSISSINFTLLSVLDLSSNDFSTSIPQWLSHLTNLRSLNLVGNNLIGKIPNSFANLCNLQALYLGWNNINGGITEFVDGLSQCSNSSSEDGNLPSMQEIDLSLNQLNGTIPESIGKLSMLVSLELSENSWEGVLTEAHFQNLTRLKSLSLYMESSANWKLVLNVKQDWVPPFKLIDLQLTYVRIGPTFPTWLTTQNELTSLSLENAGISDTIPHGLWKSCPNVTFWRLSSNKLRGQVPYFEFQPSAYYFDLSFNNLEGPLPLFHSNLRLIRLDNNMFSGPIPKNIGELLPKLQVLDLSSNSITDRIPHSFGMLKNLSFLILRNNSLSGKLPPLLWKDLQWLLILDLAENNISGNVPSSMQYLRSLEVLSLSQNHLDGEFPSFFRNYSNLQSLDLGRNKFFGKLPTWLGESLPHLLRLRLRSNFFQGDIPQQLCLLSHLQILDLAHNDFSGVIPQCLGSLRSNESEGYYGGYDYQMFLVSKGIEYGYGQTFVDLLYSIDLSSNNLSGEIPDNITCISELVFMNLSMNHLTGRIPNRIGNLQMLQSLDLSMNELYGPIPQSLSSLNFLSLLNLSFNNLSGKIPIGDQLQTLNDASIYEGNSLLCGLPLSTKCLEDETKPMVTPNGGNRVANENGSAGIKSFSFYISMIAGFIVGFWGVCGTLIIKTSWRQAYFRSFDNLKDKIVVFVMVKIVCLLRKESERK